In Solanum lycopersicum chromosome 5, SLM_r2.1, the following are encoded in one genomic region:
- the LOC101247221 gene encoding chlorophyll(ide) b reductase NOL, chloroplastic isoform X3 yields MAEMSVTTASLQSFPKSLLCSLSTRKFNSSFHPSAILSPISRFCLISKFNSFRFSAAVVKAASSPHANTKEPMLPPYDVLITGASKGIGYALAKEFLKAGDNVIICSRSDERVVSALDRLRVETGKQHVWGTKCDVREGDDVKNLVAFAKEKLQYIDIWQINNAGSNAYSFKPLAEASDEDLIQVVTTNTLGLMICCREAINLMQNQPRGGHIFNIDGAGSDGRPTPRFAAYGATKRSVVHLTKSLQAELEMQDVKNVLVHNLSPGMVTTDLLMSGANTKQAKFFINVLAEPADVVAEYLVPNIRSIPTNGSTKATYIRFLTGLKAYSQIFSRIAFGARRNRYVLED; encoded by the exons ATGGCTGAAATGAGTGTTACCACCGCTTCACTTCAATCCTTTCCTAAATCACTTCTCTGCTCTCTCTCAACTAGAAAATTCAACTCTTCTTTTCACCCTTCAGCTATTTTATCTCCCATTTCCAGGTTTTGCTTAATATCTAAATTCAATTCGTTTCGTTTCTCTGCTGCTGTTGTGAAGGCTGCTTCTTCTCCACACGCAAATACAAAGGAGCCAATGCTTCCTCCTTACGATGTCTTAATTACAGGTGCTTCCAAAG gaATAGGCTATGCATTAGCTAAAGAATTTCTCAAGGCAGGTGATAATGTCATCATTTGCTCCAGATCAG ATGAAAGAGTTGTATCTGCTCTCGACAGGTTAAGAGTTGAAACAGGGAAGCAGCATGTGTGG GGCACCAAGTGTGATGTTAGAGAGGGAGATGACGTGAAGAACTTAGTTGCCTTTGCGAAGGAAAAGCTTCAATACATCGACATATGG CAGATCAATAATGCAGGATCGAATGCGTATAGCTTCAAACCCCTGGCAGAAGCTTCTGATGAAGATTTAAT TCAAGTTGTCACTACAAATACTCTTGGTTTGATGATATGTTGTCGTGAG GCTATAAACTTGATGCAGAATCAGCCTCGAGGAggtcatatttttaatattgatgGGGCTGGCTCAGATGGAAGACCAACCCCCAG ATTTGCAGCATATGGAGCAACTAAGCGCAGTGTTGTGCACTTAACAAAATCATTGCAG GCCGAATTGGAAATGCAGGATGTTAAAAATGTTTTAGTGCATAATCTGTCG CCTGGAATGGTCACAACTGATCTTTTAATGTCTGGTGCCAACACGAAGCAG GCCAAGTTCTTCATTAACGTTTTGGCAGAGCCAGCAGATGTG GTTGCAGAGTATTTAGTCCCAAATATAAGATCAATACCGACCAATGGATCAACAAAGGCTACTTACATACGTTTCCTCACAGGATTAAAAGCCTATTCCCAAATATTTTCA AGGATCGCGTTTGGTGCAAGACGGAATAGGTATGTTCTTGAAGATTGA
- the LOC101247221 gene encoding chlorophyll(ide) b reductase NOL, chloroplastic isoform X1 codes for MAEMSVTTASLQSFPKSLLCSLSTRKFNSSFHPSAILSPISRFCLISKFNSFRFSAAVVKAASSPHANTKEPMLPPYDVLITGASKGIGYALAKEFLKAGDNVIICSRSDERVVSALDRLRVETGKQHVWIPMQGTKCDVREGDDVKNLVAFAKEKLQYIDIWQINNAGSNAYSFKPLAEASDEDLIQVVTTNTLGLMICCREAINLMQNQPRGGHIFNIDGAGSDGRPTPRFAAYGATKRSVVHLTKSLQAELEMQDVKNVLVHNLSPGMVTTDLLMSGANTKQAKFFINVLAEPADVVAEYLVPNIRSIPTNGSTKATYIRFLTGLKAYSQIFSRIAFGARRNRYVLED; via the exons ATGGCTGAAATGAGTGTTACCACCGCTTCACTTCAATCCTTTCCTAAATCACTTCTCTGCTCTCTCTCAACTAGAAAATTCAACTCTTCTTTTCACCCTTCAGCTATTTTATCTCCCATTTCCAGGTTTTGCTTAATATCTAAATTCAATTCGTTTCGTTTCTCTGCTGCTGTTGTGAAGGCTGCTTCTTCTCCACACGCAAATACAAAGGAGCCAATGCTTCCTCCTTACGATGTCTTAATTACAGGTGCTTCCAAAG gaATAGGCTATGCATTAGCTAAAGAATTTCTCAAGGCAGGTGATAATGTCATCATTTGCTCCAGATCAG ATGAAAGAGTTGTATCTGCTCTCGACAGGTTAAGAGTTGAAACAGGGAAGCAGCATGTGTGG ATCCCTATGCAGGGCACCAAGTGTGATGTTAGAGAGGGAGATGACGTGAAGAACTTAGTTGCCTTTGCGAAGGAAAAGCTTCAATACATCGACATATGG CAGATCAATAATGCAGGATCGAATGCGTATAGCTTCAAACCCCTGGCAGAAGCTTCTGATGAAGATTTAAT TCAAGTTGTCACTACAAATACTCTTGGTTTGATGATATGTTGTCGTGAG GCTATAAACTTGATGCAGAATCAGCCTCGAGGAggtcatatttttaatattgatgGGGCTGGCTCAGATGGAAGACCAACCCCCAG ATTTGCAGCATATGGAGCAACTAAGCGCAGTGTTGTGCACTTAACAAAATCATTGCAG GCCGAATTGGAAATGCAGGATGTTAAAAATGTTTTAGTGCATAATCTGTCG CCTGGAATGGTCACAACTGATCTTTTAATGTCTGGTGCCAACACGAAGCAG GCCAAGTTCTTCATTAACGTTTTGGCAGAGCCAGCAGATGTG GTTGCAGAGTATTTAGTCCCAAATATAAGATCAATACCGACCAATGGATCAACAAAGGCTACTTACATACGTTTCCTCACAGGATTAAAAGCCTATTCCCAAATATTTTCA AGGATCGCGTTTGGTGCAAGACGGAATAGGTATGTTCTTGAAGATTGA
- the LOC101247221 gene encoding chlorophyll(ide) b reductase NOL, chloroplastic isoform X2 → MAEMSVTTASLQSFPKSLLCSLSTRKFNSSFHPSAILSPISRFCLISKFNSFRFSAAVVKAASSPHANTKEPMLPPYDVLITGASKGIGYALAKEFLKAGDNVIICSRSDERVVSALDRLRVETGKQHVWIPMQGTKCDVREGDDVKNLVAFAKEKLQYIDIWINNAGSNAYSFKPLAEASDEDLIQVVTTNTLGLMICCREAINLMQNQPRGGHIFNIDGAGSDGRPTPRFAAYGATKRSVVHLTKSLQAELEMQDVKNVLVHNLSPGMVTTDLLMSGANTKQAKFFINVLAEPADVVAEYLVPNIRSIPTNGSTKATYIRFLTGLKAYSQIFSRIAFGARRNRYVLED, encoded by the exons ATGGCTGAAATGAGTGTTACCACCGCTTCACTTCAATCCTTTCCTAAATCACTTCTCTGCTCTCTCTCAACTAGAAAATTCAACTCTTCTTTTCACCCTTCAGCTATTTTATCTCCCATTTCCAGGTTTTGCTTAATATCTAAATTCAATTCGTTTCGTTTCTCTGCTGCTGTTGTGAAGGCTGCTTCTTCTCCACACGCAAATACAAAGGAGCCAATGCTTCCTCCTTACGATGTCTTAATTACAGGTGCTTCCAAAG gaATAGGCTATGCATTAGCTAAAGAATTTCTCAAGGCAGGTGATAATGTCATCATTTGCTCCAGATCAG ATGAAAGAGTTGTATCTGCTCTCGACAGGTTAAGAGTTGAAACAGGGAAGCAGCATGTGTGG ATCCCTATGCAGGGCACCAAGTGTGATGTTAGAGAGGGAGATGACGTGAAGAACTTAGTTGCCTTTGCGAAGGAAAAGCTTCAATACATCGACATATGG ATCAATAATGCAGGATCGAATGCGTATAGCTTCAAACCCCTGGCAGAAGCTTCTGATGAAGATTTAAT TCAAGTTGTCACTACAAATACTCTTGGTTTGATGATATGTTGTCGTGAG GCTATAAACTTGATGCAGAATCAGCCTCGAGGAggtcatatttttaatattgatgGGGCTGGCTCAGATGGAAGACCAACCCCCAG ATTTGCAGCATATGGAGCAACTAAGCGCAGTGTTGTGCACTTAACAAAATCATTGCAG GCCGAATTGGAAATGCAGGATGTTAAAAATGTTTTAGTGCATAATCTGTCG CCTGGAATGGTCACAACTGATCTTTTAATGTCTGGTGCCAACACGAAGCAG GCCAAGTTCTTCATTAACGTTTTGGCAGAGCCAGCAGATGTG GTTGCAGAGTATTTAGTCCCAAATATAAGATCAATACCGACCAATGGATCAACAAAGGCTACTTACATACGTTTCCTCACAGGATTAAAAGCCTATTCCCAAATATTTTCA AGGATCGCGTTTGGTGCAAGACGGAATAGGTATGTTCTTGAAGATTGA
- the LOC101247221 gene encoding chlorophyll(ide) b reductase NOL, chloroplastic isoform X4 produces MAEMSVTTASLQSFPKSLLCSLSTRKFNSSFHPSAILSPISRFCLISKFNSFRFSAAVVKAASSPHANTKEPMLPPYDVLITGASKGIGYALAKEFLKAGDNVIICSRSDERVVSALDRLRVETGKQHVWGTKCDVREGDDVKNLVAFAKEKLQYIDIWINNAGSNAYSFKPLAEASDEDLIQVVTTNTLGLMICCREAINLMQNQPRGGHIFNIDGAGSDGRPTPRFAAYGATKRSVVHLTKSLQAELEMQDVKNVLVHNLSPGMVTTDLLMSGANTKQAKFFINVLAEPADVVAEYLVPNIRSIPTNGSTKATYIRFLTGLKAYSQIFSRIAFGARRNRYVLED; encoded by the exons ATGGCTGAAATGAGTGTTACCACCGCTTCACTTCAATCCTTTCCTAAATCACTTCTCTGCTCTCTCTCAACTAGAAAATTCAACTCTTCTTTTCACCCTTCAGCTATTTTATCTCCCATTTCCAGGTTTTGCTTAATATCTAAATTCAATTCGTTTCGTTTCTCTGCTGCTGTTGTGAAGGCTGCTTCTTCTCCACACGCAAATACAAAGGAGCCAATGCTTCCTCCTTACGATGTCTTAATTACAGGTGCTTCCAAAG gaATAGGCTATGCATTAGCTAAAGAATTTCTCAAGGCAGGTGATAATGTCATCATTTGCTCCAGATCAG ATGAAAGAGTTGTATCTGCTCTCGACAGGTTAAGAGTTGAAACAGGGAAGCAGCATGTGTGG GGCACCAAGTGTGATGTTAGAGAGGGAGATGACGTGAAGAACTTAGTTGCCTTTGCGAAGGAAAAGCTTCAATACATCGACATATGG ATCAATAATGCAGGATCGAATGCGTATAGCTTCAAACCCCTGGCAGAAGCTTCTGATGAAGATTTAAT TCAAGTTGTCACTACAAATACTCTTGGTTTGATGATATGTTGTCGTGAG GCTATAAACTTGATGCAGAATCAGCCTCGAGGAggtcatatttttaatattgatgGGGCTGGCTCAGATGGAAGACCAACCCCCAG ATTTGCAGCATATGGAGCAACTAAGCGCAGTGTTGTGCACTTAACAAAATCATTGCAG GCCGAATTGGAAATGCAGGATGTTAAAAATGTTTTAGTGCATAATCTGTCG CCTGGAATGGTCACAACTGATCTTTTAATGTCTGGTGCCAACACGAAGCAG GCCAAGTTCTTCATTAACGTTTTGGCAGAGCCAGCAGATGTG GTTGCAGAGTATTTAGTCCCAAATATAAGATCAATACCGACCAATGGATCAACAAAGGCTACTTACATACGTTTCCTCACAGGATTAAAAGCCTATTCCCAAATATTTTCA AGGATCGCGTTTGGTGCAAGACGGAATAGGTATGTTCTTGAAGATTGA
- the LOC138348864 gene encoding uncharacterized protein, whose amino-acid sequence MGIGYCGTIPKSFDGHLCILASTDYTSKWAKVVAMKEVKKENIANFVRHAVANGIAEAFNKTQFNLLKKVVSKSKRDCHERMKEALWAYRTTYHTPTKETPYSLAFGVEAFLPLERQIPSLRLAIQEGHNEEENSRLRLAELEALD is encoded by the exons ATGGGGATAGGATATTGTGGGACCATACCAAAGTCTTTTGATGGACACTTATGCATCTTGGCTTCAACTGATTACACTTCAAAATGGGCTAAAGTTGTCGCTATGAAAGAGGTGAAGAAAGAGAATATTGCAAATTTTGTTCGA CATGCCGTCGCCAATGGTATTGCTGAAGCATTCAATAAGACTCAATTCAACCTGCTCAAGAAAGTTGTCTCCAAATCCAAACGGGATTGTcatgaaagaatgaaagaagcTTTGTGGGCATATAGGACAACATATCACACTCCTACTAAAGAAACACCATATTCACTTGCTTTTGGAGTTGAAGCATTCCTGCCACTCGAGCGTCAAATACCTTCCTTAAGACTTGCTATTCAAGAAGGGCATAATGAGGAAGAAAATTCTCGATTGCGTCTTGCTGAGTTAGAAGCACTTGATTAA